A region of the Vibrio tubiashii genome:
ATCACGTTAAAAAGACGATTCCGTTAATTAAAGCGGCAATGGCGGAAGCGAATCTGACGCCAAAAGATATTGATGGCGTCGCTTATACCGCGGGCCCGGGTCTTGTGGGAGCACTGCTGGTTGGTGCCACCATAGGTCGTAGTATTGCTTATGCTTGGGGTGTACCTGCTGTACCTGTTCACCATATGGAAGGGCATTTATTAGCACCAATGCTTGAAGACAATCCGCCACCTTTCCCATTTGTTGCGGTCTTGGTTTCTGGTGGTCACTCGATGATGGTTGAAGTAAAAGGTATTGGCGAATACAAGATCCTTGGTGAGTCTATTGATGATGCGGCTGGTGAAGCATTCGATAAAACCGCTAAGTTAATGGGCTTAGATTACCCGGGCGGCCCTTTGCTGTCTAAACTAGCGGAAAAAGGTACGCCTGGCCGCTTTAAGTTTCCACGTCCTATGACGGATCGACCTGGACTTGATATGAGTTTCTCGGGTCTAAAGACGTTTACTGCCAATACCATTGCTGCCAATGGTGATGATGAGCAGACCCGCGCGGATATCGCGTTGGCGTTTGAAGAAGCTGTGTGTGCGACTCTAACGATTAAATGTAAGCGAGCGCTTGAGCAAACAGCTTTTAAGCGTATCGTGATTGCTGGGGGAGTAAGCGCCAACCGTCGTCTGCGCGCTGATCTTGAGCAGCTCGCAAAGAAAATTGGTGGCGAAGTTTACTACCCACGTACAGAGTTCTGTACAGATAATGGGGCAATGATCGCATATGCAGGTATGCAGCGACTGAAAAATGGTGAAGTGGCCGATCTTTCGGTACAAGCGACACCACGTTGGCCTATCGATCAACTAGAGCCAATAGCTGAATAAGAGCAGAGTCGCCTAGCAAGGCGACTTTTTTGTATCTAAGCTCCGAGCTGTTAATGATGTAAAAAGTGCTACGCTTCGGACTTTATAAAATAAATGGATAAATAGAGATGAATAAGTTTGCGATCGACGGGCGTGAAATGGCGTACCAAGATATTGGTCAAGGTCCAGTGATTGTTCTTGGCCATAGCTATCTTTGGGATAGCGAGATGTGGGCGCCACAAGTCGCTGCATTGAGCCAAAATTACCGCTGTATCGTTCCAGAGTTATGGGCGCATGGCCAATCAGACTTTGCCCCAGAGTCGACGCGTTCTTTAACGGATTACGCTAAGCAGATTGTCGCATTGATGGATCATCTTGATATCGAAACCTTCTCAATTGTTGGTCTGTCGGTAGGGGGAATGTGGGGCACTGAAGTGGTTAGCCTAGTACCACAACGCGTTCAGTCGCTAGTATTGATGGATACTTTTGTTGGTCTTGAGCCTGAAGTTACCCATGCCAAATACTTCGGTATGCTCGATACAATTAGTCAGTTGCAAGCAGTACCAGAACCATTGGTAGAAGCGGTGACGCCACTGTTTTTTGCCAATAACGCACAGCAAGATAACCCTGAATTGGTCGAGCGCTTTACTGAATCTTTGCGCAGCTTAAAAGGTGATAGAGCGGTTGAAGTCGCTCGTGTAGGGCGCATGGTATTTGGTCGTCGCGACCAAATTGAAGAGATCGAAAAATTCGCTCTACCGGTTTTGATTGCGGTAGGCCAAGAAGATAAACCTCGTCCGGTTCTAGAGTCATACTTGATGCACGATACTATTTCTGGCTCAGAGCTCATTCAGATTCCGAAAGCGGGTCATATCTCTAATCTAGAGCAAGCGGATTTTGTTACTGAGATGCTTAAGAGCTTCTTAGAGCGCGTATACTCTTAATTAGACTAGAAAACCTCTATAAAGCCTCATAACTATGAGGCTTTATTCAATCCATTCTTCTTTTCACCCACTTTAGGCTCGGTTCCTTCAAATAGGCGCTTAATGTTTTGGTGATGACGGAAAATAATCAAACAGCACAGCATGGCTACTGGCAGTGTATATTGCGGCTTGACCATCCACGTATAAAAAGGGGCAAGCAACACAGTGACAATCGCGGCCAGAGACGAGTAGCGGAACAAAAACGCCACGCTTAGCCAAGTTGCGATGATCATGCCCGTCAGATCTAATCCAATCGGAGCAATGGCGCCCAAGGCTGTCGCTACCCCTTTGCCGCCCTTAAAGTGAAAGAACAGCGGGTACATATGACCTAAGCAGGCGGCAATCGCGATAACGCCAAGAATGATAGGATCAATATCAAGGAAGTAACCACCCCAAACAGGAATGGTGCCTTTCAACATGTCACACAGAAGAACAGCAACCGCTGCTTTCTTGCCGCCAATTCTGAGTACGTTAGTCGCGCCAGGGTTGTTTGAACCAACACCACGAGGATCCGGTAAGCGCAGTACACGACAAATCAGCACTGCACTCGATATCGAGCCTAGCAAATAGGCAAAGATGATCATGATCAGTGCTAGTGGGGTCATAGTAGAGTAACTCGTCCGAAACAGGTGTTAGCCAAGCAAGTAACTGATATCATATCGCGCTTGACGCTCTCAAACTACAATATCAGTCTAGTTTGAGCTGCAAATAGTACGACTTTTTAGGTAACTTGGGTATCCGACCTCTAAGATAACCGACTCTACAGGAAGCAACAGATGGACAAAGTATTTATTGAGCAACTCGAAGTGATCACCACGATTGGAGTTTATGATTGGGAACAAGAGATCAAACAAAAATTGGTGCTTGATATCGAAATGGCTCACGATAATCGTCCTGCAGGTAAAAGCGATGATGTGGTCGATGCGCTTGATTACGCTCAGGTTAGCCAGGCGGTGCTGTCTCATATTGAAGGCGGTCGATTCCTGTTAGTCGAGCGTGTTGCCGAAGAAGTCGCTGAACTGATTATGTCTCGCTTCAATGTACCTTGGATCAAAATTCGTTTAACTAAGCCGGGAGCTGTCCCTCAGGCAGCAGGTGTGGGTGTGGTGATCGAAAGAGGCGCTGCATGATCACTACCTATATAGGTATTGGCTCAAACATTGACAGGCGCAAACATATCCAAGCCGCCATTACTGAGTTGAATGCGATCGGTAGCGACATTCGCTTATCGACGATTTATGAGTGCGAGTCGATTGGCTTTGAGAGCAATGCCTTTTACAACCTTGTCGTAGAAATGAAAACATCGTTAACTTTAACGGAATTTTCACGACAACTGCGTAAAATTGAGCTCAAATGGGGGCGCGCTGAGAACGCTGGCAAGTTTGAGCCTCGCACTGTCGATCTCGATATTATCCTGTTTGGTGATCAAACTTGTTCATCTAAGCCTGAGATACCGCGTGGTGATATTTTTAAATATGCCTTTGTTCTCAAGCCACTGTTCGAGCTTTGTCCGCAATTAGTTGTCCCTCAAGATGGACGGACGATTGAACAAATTTGGCAGCAGACCTCGTTTGATACTGATTTAGAAGCCATCCCATTATGGTTTAACTAAGGTCACAAGACCTGAAGACGTTATGAGATTTTAATGAGTTATTTTGAAGCTTTTGTTCTTGCTTTGATTCAAGGACTAACCGAATTTTTGCCTATTTCTAGTTCTGCGCATCTGATTCTGCCATCGGCCGTTCTGGGTTGGGAAGACCAAGGGCTAGCATTTGATGTTGCAGTGCACGTTGGTACTTTAGCTGCGGTAGTGATCTATTTCCGCAAAGAAGTGATTAGCTTACTCTCCGCATTCTTAGGTTCGATTTTTAAAGGCGAGCGCAGCAAAGAAGCTAAGTTAGCATGGATGATTATCTTAGCGACCCTTCCAGCCT
Encoded here:
- the plsY gene encoding glycerol-3-phosphate 1-O-acyltransferase PlsY, producing MTPLALIMIIFAYLLGSISSAVLICRVLRLPDPRGVGSNNPGATNVLRIGGKKAAVAVLLCDMLKGTIPVWGGYFLDIDPIILGVIAIAACLGHMYPLFFHFKGGKGVATALGAIAPIGLDLTGMIIATWLSVAFLFRYSSLAAIVTVLLAPFYTWMVKPQYTLPVAMLCCLIIFRHHQNIKRLFEGTEPKVGEKKNGLNKAS
- the folK gene encoding 2-amino-4-hydroxy-6-hydroxymethyldihydropteridine diphosphokinase encodes the protein MITTYIGIGSNIDRRKHIQAAITELNAIGSDIRLSTIYECESIGFESNAFYNLVVEMKTSLTLTEFSRQLRKIELKWGRAENAGKFEPRTVDLDIILFGDQTCSSKPEIPRGDIFKYAFVLKPLFELCPQLVVPQDGRTIEQIWQQTSFDTDLEAIPLWFN
- the folB gene encoding bifunctional dihydroneopterin aldolase/7,8-dihydroneopterin epimerase, encoding MDKVFIEQLEVITTIGVYDWEQEIKQKLVLDIEMAHDNRPAGKSDDVVDALDYAQVSQAVLSHIEGGRFLLVERVAEEVAELIMSRFNVPWIKIRLTKPGAVPQAAGVGVVIERGAA
- a CDS encoding alpha/beta fold hydrolase, yielding MNKFAIDGREMAYQDIGQGPVIVLGHSYLWDSEMWAPQVAALSQNYRCIVPELWAHGQSDFAPESTRSLTDYAKQIVALMDHLDIETFSIVGLSVGGMWGTEVVSLVPQRVQSLVLMDTFVGLEPEVTHAKYFGMLDTISQLQAVPEPLVEAVTPLFFANNAQQDNPELVERFTESLRSLKGDRAVEVARVGRMVFGRRDQIEEIEKFALPVLIAVGQEDKPRPVLESYLMHDTISGSELIQIPKAGHISNLEQADFVTEMLKSFLERVYS
- the tsaD gene encoding tRNA (adenosine(37)-N6)-threonylcarbamoyltransferase complex transferase subunit TsaD is translated as MRIIGIETSCDETGIAIYDDEKGLLSHQLYSQVKLHADYGGVVPELASRDHVKKTIPLIKAAMAEANLTPKDIDGVAYTAGPGLVGALLVGATIGRSIAYAWGVPAVPVHHMEGHLLAPMLEDNPPPFPFVAVLVSGGHSMMVEVKGIGEYKILGESIDDAAGEAFDKTAKLMGLDYPGGPLLSKLAEKGTPGRFKFPRPMTDRPGLDMSFSGLKTFTANTIAANGDDEQTRADIALAFEEAVCATLTIKCKRALEQTAFKRIVIAGGVSANRRLRADLEQLAKKIGGEVYYPRTEFCTDNGAMIAYAGMQRLKNGEVADLSVQATPRWPIDQLEPIAE